One genomic region from Xenopus laevis strain J_2021 chromosome 2L, Xenopus_laevis_v10.1, whole genome shotgun sequence encodes:
- the c21orf62.L gene encoding uncharacterized protein C21orf62, with the protein MKAFRRLTPTGKSISMSCNPRLFLFSFLSFGLTRNLASSQNSTLLFAKDNNVRNCSCSSDIKSCEYSLANLMCNCKSVLFQRNRTLSRISYTGDLVVWFTDTSILGQLLNFTFVHDLKLSLCGALPLPTDYLAIIGLRRLEIHTANSTEQRLVIYNHDKKPMDKTSQNPSEKTSLLHISYLDTSLFNGPSLKAYSVEDVSSINEQFPNLPYPNTFSVTNMSYIVTLIY; encoded by the coding sequence ATGAAGGCTTTCAGAAGGTTGACCCCTACTGGAAAAAGCATTTCAATGTCCTGCAACCCCCGCCTTTTCTTATTCAGCTTCTTAAGCTTTGGTCTAACAAGAAACCTTGCAAGCAGCCAGAACAGTACGCTCTTGTTTGCCAAGGACAACAACGTTCGAAACTGCAGCTGCTCCAGCGACATCAAGAGCTGCGAGTACAGCCTGGCCAACTTGATGTGCAACTGCAAATCTGTCTTGTTCCAACGAAATAGAACCCTGTCCAGAATCAGTTACACCGGTGACCTGGTGGTCTGGTTCACGGACACATCCATCCTTGGCCAGTTGCTCAACTTTACCTTTGTGCATGATCTCAAGCTGTCATTATGTGGGGCTTTGCCTCTCCCAACAGATTACCTGGCTATCATTGGCCTCCGACGATTAGAAATCCACACTGCCAACTCAACTGAGCAGAGGCTGGTCATATACAACCATGACAAGAAACCCATGGACAAGACCTCCCAAAACCCCAGCGAAAAGACATCCTTGTTGCACATTTCATATCTGGATACCTCTCTTTTTAATGGACCATCCTTAAAGGCCTACAGTGTGGAGGATGTTTCCAGCATTAATGAACAGTTTCCAAACCTGCCATACCCCAACACATTCTCTGTAACAAATATGAGCTACATTGTAACACTAATCTACTGA
- the paxbp1.L gene encoding PAX3 and PAX7 binding protein 1 L homeolog, whose amino-acid sequence MFRKIRRVNVRKRNDSEEEERETGTSFTAPAEHSEPMVSAAERPVSIPLLGPDTGPPRGRKEGNSLVSKGGSLLSFQDDVDDEEIFTVKKSNYSKKIVKLLKKEYKDDLDKTKPKPIVANSSADGDGFMNRSLLPKDGIQENIIVGSDLGEEEMEVESEKEEEKPKAGSFTNAVSSLNVLRPGEIPDAAFIHAARKKRQMARELGDAPSVDGEGGGKSRLVREDENDASDDEDDDKRRIVFSVREKCLH is encoded by the exons ATGTTCCGCAAGATTCGGCGAGTGAACGTGCGTAAGCGCAATGATTCAGAGGAAGAAGAGCGAGAGACCGGGACTTCATTCACGGCGCCCGCCGAACATTCCGAGCCGATGGTTTCGGCAGCTGAGCGCCCGGTTTCTATTCCGCTGCTCGGGCCGGATACTGGGCCTCCCCGGGGCAGGAAGGAGGGGAACTCGCTAGTGAGTAAGGGGGGCAGCCTCCTGAGCTTCCAGGACGATGTTGACG ATGAAGAAATCTTTACAGTGAAAAAATCCAACtacagcaaaaaaattgtgaagctGCTAAAGAAGGAGTATAAAGATGATCTGGACAAGACCAAGCCAAAACCAATAGTCGCCAACAGTTCAGCAGATG GTGATGGCTTTATGAACAGATCCCTGCTTCCTAAGGATGGGATTCAAGAGAACATCATTGTTGGCAGCGATTTAGGGGAGGAGGAGATGGAAGTTGAAAGTGAAAAAGAAGAGGAGAAACCCAAAgctggctcatttacaaatgcagtgtcTTCTCTAAATGTCTTACGCCCAG GAGAGATACCAGATGCTGCGTTCATCCATGCAGCGCGGAAAAAGAGACAGATGGCTCGGGAACTTGGAGACGCCCCGTCTGTAGATGGAGAGGGGGGTGGTAAAAGCCGATTGGTGCGTGAAGATGAAAATGACGCAAGTGATGATGAAGACGACGATAAGAGGCGAATAGTCTTTTCTGTTCGAGAGAA